A stretch of the Chelonia mydas isolate rCheMyd1 chromosome 5, rCheMyd1.pri.v2, whole genome shotgun sequence genome encodes the following:
- the LOC119566713 gene encoding perilipin-3-like isoform X1 — translation MSAQENEPQVEIQAEEPQTAGDRVAGLPLVSSACEMASASYTATKETHPAIKAVCEVAETGVRAITSAAITGARPILDQLEPQLAAANEYACRGLDRLEEQLPILQQPIEKVALDAQDLVRATMAGAKDAVCSTVTEAKDAVTSLVGVAQGAVQESVEVTKSAVTSSMSTVMASSMGQMAASGIDTALGKSEQLVDHYLPMTEEELAELATTPVEGPGEAPAEQRSYYVRLGSLSSTLRQRAYQHALGKMRQAKQRTLEALSQLQQIIDLIKQAVDQKLHNGQDRLYQMWLQCCRGKLEGQEEPDSAKQVEAQALATSQSLTQQLKTTCLTILGSIQGLPSTIQDKAQQVSSSIQELQASFSSAGCFQDLSSSTLARSREMVTKAQKSLDDLLEYVTQNIPLDWIVGPFTPAGDSPQCPDELVEEGKKVEA, via the exons ATGTCTGCTCAGGAAAATGAACCACAGGTGGAGATCCAGGCAGAGGAGCCACAG ACTGCAGGGGACAGGGTGGCTGGCCTGCCCTTGGTCAGCTCTGCCTGTGAGATGGCCTCTGCCAGCTACACTGCCACCAAAGAGACCCATCCAGCCATCAAAGCGGTCTGTGAGGTGGCAGAGACTGGGGTGAGGGCCATCACCTCTGCTGCCATCACCGGGGCACGGCCCATCCTGGACCAGCTGGAGCCACAGC TTGCAGCAGCCAATGAATATGCCTGTCGGGGTCTGGACAGactggaggagcagctgcccatTCTGCAGCAGCCGATTGAGAAG GTGGCTTTGGATGCCCAAGACCTCGTGCGTGCCACAATGGCGGGTGCCAAGGATGCCGTCTGCAGCACGGTCACTGAGGCCAAGGATGCAGTGACCAGCCTGGTGGGCGTGGCCCAAGGGGCTGTCCAGGAGAGCGTGGAGGTGACCAAATCCGCTGTGACCAGCAGCATGAGCACAGTGATGGCCTCCAGCATGGGGCAGATGGCTGCGAGTGGCATAGACACAGCACTGGGGAAATCTGAGCAGCTGGTGGACCACTACCTCCCCATGACAGAGGAGGAGCTTG CTGAGCTTGCCACAACTCCCGTTGAGGGGCCTGGAGAGGCTCCTGCAGAGCAGCGGAGTTACTACGTGCGTCTGGGTTCCCTTTCGAGCACGCTGCGCCAGCGAGCCTACCAGCACGCCCTGGGCAAAATGAGACAAGCCAAGCAGCGCACCCTGGAggccctctcccagctccagcaaatCATTGACCTG ATCAAGCAGGCCGTAGATCAGAAGCTTCACAATGGCCAGGACCGTCTGTACCAGATGTGGCTCCAGTGCTGCAGGGGGAAGTTAGAAGGGCAGGAGGAACCAGACTCCGCAAAG CAGGTTGAAGCTCAGGCTCTAGCCACGTCCCAGAGCCTCACCCAGCAACTGAAAACCACCTGCCTTACTATCCTGGGCAGCATCCAGGGCCTTCCCAGCACTATCCAGGACAAGGCCCAGCAGGTCTCAAGCAGTATACAAGAGCTCCAGGCCTCCTTCTCCAGTGCCGGCTGTTTCCAGGATCTGTCCAGCAGTACCCTTGCCCGGAGTCGGGAGATGGTGACCAAGGCCCAGAAGTCCTTGGATGACCTGCTGGAATACGTGACACAGAACATTCCCCTGGACTGGATCGTGGGACCCTTCACTCCCGCGGGAGACTCCCCACAGTGTCCTGATGagctggtggaggaaggaaagaaggtgGAGGCCTGA
- the LOC119566712 gene encoding perilipin-3-like isoform X1: MSVKEHKPQVEIQAEEQQTAGDRVAGLPLVSSACEMASASYAATKETHPAIKAVCEVAETGVRAITSAAITGARPILDQLEPQLAAANEYACRGLDRLEEQLPILQQPIEKVALDAQDLVRATMVGAKDAVCSTVTEAKDAVTSLVGVAQGAVQESVEVTKSAVTSSMSTVMGSSMGQMAASGIDTALGKSEQLVDYYLPMTEEELAELATTPVEGTGEAPAEQRSYYVRLGSLSSTLRQRAYQHALGKMRQARQRTLEALSQLQQIIDLISHAKQAVDQKLHNGQDRLYQMWLQCCRGKLEGQEEPDSAKQVEAQALAMSQSLTQQLKTTCLTLLGSIQGLPSTIQDKGQQVSSSIEELQASFSSASCFQDLSSSALAWSREMVTKAQESLEELLEYMTQNIPLDWIVGPFTPAGDSTLCPDEMVEEGKKVEA, translated from the exons ATGTCTGTTAAGGAACACAAACCACAGGTGGAAATCCAGGCAGAGGAGCAACAG ACTGCAGGGGACAGGGTGGCTGGCCTGCCCTTGGTCAGCTCTGCCTGTGAGATGGCCTCTGCCAGCTATGCTGCCACCAAAGAGACTCACCCAGCCATCAAAGCGGTCTGTGAGGTGGCAGAGACAGGGGTGAGGGCCATCACCTCTGCTGCCATCACCGGGGCACGGCCCATCCTGGACCAGCTGGAGCCACAGC TTGCAGCAGCCAATGAATATGCCTGTCGGGGTCTGGACAGactggaggagcagctgcccatCCTGCAGCAGCCGATTGAGAAG GTGGCTTTGGATGCCCAAGACCTCGTGCGTGCCACAATGGTGGGTGCCAAGGATGCAGTCTGCAGCACGGTCACTGAGGCCAAGGATGCAGTGACCAGCCTGGTGGGCGTGGCCCAAGGGGCTGTCCAGGAGAGCGTGGAGGTGACCAAATCCGCTGTGACCAGCAGCATGAGCACAGTGATGGGCTCCAGCATGGGGCAGATGGCTGCGAGTGGCATAGACACAGCATTGGGGAAATCTGAGCAGCTGGTGGACTACTACCTCCCCATGACCGAGGAGGAGCTTG CTGAGCTTGCCACAACTCCCGTTGAGGGGACTGGAGAGGCTCCCGCAGAGCAGCGGAGTTACTACGTGCGTCTGGGTTCCCTTTCGAGCACGCTGCGCCAGCGAGCCTACCAGCACGCCCTGGGCAAGATGAGACAAGCCAGGCAGCGCACCCTGGAggccctctcccagctccagcaaatCATTGACCTG ATCAGCCATGCCAAGCAGGCCGTAGATCAGAAGCTTCACAATGGCCAGGACCGTCTGTACCAGATGTGGCTCCAGTGCTGCAGGGGGAAGTTGGAAGGGCAGGAGGAACCAGACTCTGCAAAG CAGGTTGAAGCTCAGGCTCTAGCCATGTCCCAGAGCCTCACCCAGCAACTGAAAACTACCTGCCTTACTCTCCTGGGCAGCATCCAGGGCCTTCCCAGCACTATCCAGGACAAGGGCCAGCAGGTCTCGAGCAGTATAGAAGAGCTCCAGGCCTCCTTCTCCAGTGCCAGCTGTTTCCAGGATCTGTCCAGCAGTGCCCTTGCCTGGAGTCGGGAGATGGTAACCAAGGCCCAGGAgtccctggaggagctgctggaatACATGACGCAGAACATTCCCCTAGACTGGATCGTGGGACCCTTCACTCCCGCTGGAGACTCCACACTGTGTCCTGATGagatggtggaggaaggaaagaaggtgGAGGCCTGA
- the LOC119566712 gene encoding perilipin-3-like isoform X2: MSVKEHKPQVEIQAEEQQTAGDRVAGLPLVSSACEMASASYAATKETHPAIKAVCEVAETGVRAITSAAITGARPILDQLEPQLAAANEYACRGLDRLEEQLPILQQPIEKVALDAQDLVRATMVGAKDAVCSTVTEAKDAVTSLVGVAQGAVQESVEVTKSAVTSSMSTVMGSSMGQMAASGIDTALGKSEQLVDYYLPMTEEELAELATTPVEGTGEAPAEQRSYYVRLGSLSSTLRQRAYQHALGKMRQARQRTLEALSQLQQIIDLISHAKQAVDQKLHNGQDRLYQMWLQCCRGKLEGQEEPDSAKVEAQALAMSQSLTQQLKTTCLTLLGSIQGLPSTIQDKGQQVSSSIEELQASFSSASCFQDLSSSALAWSREMVTKAQESLEELLEYMTQNIPLDWIVGPFTPAGDSTLCPDEMVEEGKKVEA, translated from the exons ATGTCTGTTAAGGAACACAAACCACAGGTGGAAATCCAGGCAGAGGAGCAACAG ACTGCAGGGGACAGGGTGGCTGGCCTGCCCTTGGTCAGCTCTGCCTGTGAGATGGCCTCTGCCAGCTATGCTGCCACCAAAGAGACTCACCCAGCCATCAAAGCGGTCTGTGAGGTGGCAGAGACAGGGGTGAGGGCCATCACCTCTGCTGCCATCACCGGGGCACGGCCCATCCTGGACCAGCTGGAGCCACAGC TTGCAGCAGCCAATGAATATGCCTGTCGGGGTCTGGACAGactggaggagcagctgcccatCCTGCAGCAGCCGATTGAGAAG GTGGCTTTGGATGCCCAAGACCTCGTGCGTGCCACAATGGTGGGTGCCAAGGATGCAGTCTGCAGCACGGTCACTGAGGCCAAGGATGCAGTGACCAGCCTGGTGGGCGTGGCCCAAGGGGCTGTCCAGGAGAGCGTGGAGGTGACCAAATCCGCTGTGACCAGCAGCATGAGCACAGTGATGGGCTCCAGCATGGGGCAGATGGCTGCGAGTGGCATAGACACAGCATTGGGGAAATCTGAGCAGCTGGTGGACTACTACCTCCCCATGACCGAGGAGGAGCTTG CTGAGCTTGCCACAACTCCCGTTGAGGGGACTGGAGAGGCTCCCGCAGAGCAGCGGAGTTACTACGTGCGTCTGGGTTCCCTTTCGAGCACGCTGCGCCAGCGAGCCTACCAGCACGCCCTGGGCAAGATGAGACAAGCCAGGCAGCGCACCCTGGAggccctctcccagctccagcaaatCATTGACCTG ATCAGCCATGCCAAGCAGGCCGTAGATCAGAAGCTTCACAATGGCCAGGACCGTCTGTACCAGATGTGGCTCCAGTGCTGCAGGGGGAAGTTGGAAGGGCAGGAGGAACCAGACTCTGCAAAG GTTGAAGCTCAGGCTCTAGCCATGTCCCAGAGCCTCACCCAGCAACTGAAAACTACCTGCCTTACTCTCCTGGGCAGCATCCAGGGCCTTCCCAGCACTATCCAGGACAAGGGCCAGCAGGTCTCGAGCAGTATAGAAGAGCTCCAGGCCTCCTTCTCCAGTGCCAGCTGTTTCCAGGATCTGTCCAGCAGTGCCCTTGCCTGGAGTCGGGAGATGGTAACCAAGGCCCAGGAgtccctggaggagctgctggaatACATGACGCAGAACATTCCCCTAGACTGGATCGTGGGACCCTTCACTCCCGCTGGAGACTCCACACTGTGTCCTGATGagatggtggaggaaggaaagaaggtgGAGGCCTGA
- the LOC102948081 gene encoding LOW QUALITY PROTEIN: perilipin-3-like (The sequence of the model RefSeq protein was modified relative to this genomic sequence to represent the inferred CDS: deleted 1 base in 1 codon) → MSAQENEPQVEIQAEEPQTAVDRVAGLPLVSSACEMASASYAATKETHPAIKAVCEVAETGVRAITSAAITGAQPILAQLEPQLAAANEYACRGLDRPEEQLPIPQQPMEKVALDAQDLVQATMVGAKDAVCSTVTEAKDAVTSMVGVAQGAVKESVEVTKSAVTSSMSRVMGSSMGQMAASGIETALGKSEQLVDHYLPMTKEELAELATTPLEGPGEAPAEQRSYYVRLGSLSSTLRQRAYQHALGKMRQARQRTLEALSQLQQIIDLIKQAVDQKLHNGQDCLYQMWLQCCRGKLEGQEEPDSAKVEAQALAMSQSLTQQLKTTCLTLLGSIQGLPSTIQDKAQQVSSSIQELQASFSSAGCFQDLSSSALARSREMVTKVQESLDELLDYMTQNIPLDWIVGPFTPAGDSPPCPDELVKEGKKVEA, encoded by the exons ATGTCTGCTCAGGAAAACGAACCACAGGTGGAGATCCAGGCAGAGGAGCCACAG ACTGCAGTGGACAGGGTGGCTGGTCTGCCCTTGGTCAGCTCTGCCTGTGAGATGGCCTCTGCCAGCTACGCTGCCACCAAAGAGACGCACCCAGCCATCAAAGCAGTCTGTGAGGTAGCAGAGACTGGGGTGAGGGCCATCACCTCTGCTGCCATCACCGGGGCACAGCCCATCCTGgcccagctggagccacagc TTGCAGCAGCCAATGAATATGCCTGTCGGGGTCTGGACAGACCGGAGGAGCAGCTGCCCATCCCGCAGCAGCCGATGGAGAAG GTGGCTTTGGATGCCCAAGACCTTGTGCAG GCCACAATGGTGGGTGCCAAGGATGCAGTCTGCAGCACGGTCACTGAGGCCAAGGATGCAGTGACCAGCATGGTGGGCGTTGCCCAAGGGGCTGTCAAGGAGAGCGTGGAGGTGACCAAATCCGCTGTGACCAGCAGCATGAGCAGAGTGATGGGCTCCAGCATGGGGCAGATGGCTGCGAGTGGCATAGAGACAGCACTGGGGAAATCTGAGCAGCTGGTGGACCACTACCTCCCCATGACCAAGGAGGAGCTCG CTGAGCTTGCCACAACTCCCCTTGAGGGGCCTGGAGAGGCTCCCGCAGAGCAGCGGAGTTACTACGTGCGTCTGGGTTCCCTGTCGAGCACGCTGCGCCAGCGAGCCTACCAGCACGCCCTGGGCAAGATGAGACAAGCCAGGCAGCGCACCCTGGAggccctctcccagctccagcaaatCATTGACCTG ATCAAGCAGGCCGTAGATCAGAAGCTTCACAATGGCCAGGACTGTCTGTACCAGATGTGGCTCCAGTGCTGCAGGGGGAAGTTGGAAGGGCAGGAGGAACCAGACTCCGCAAAG GTTGAAGCTCAGGCTCTAGCCATGTCCCAGAGCCTCACCCAGCAACTGAAAACCACCTGCCTTACTCTCCTGGGCAGCATCCAGGGCCTTCCCAGCACTATCCAGGACAAGGCCCAGCAGGTCTCAAGCAGTATACAAGAGCTCCAGGCCTCCTTCTCCAGTGCTGGCTGTTTCCAGGATCTGTCCAGCAGTGCCCTTGCCCGGAGTCGGGAGATGGTGACCAAGGTCCAGGAGTCCCTGGATGAGCTGCTGGACTACATGACGCAGAACATTCCCCTGGACTGGATCGTGGGACCCTTCACTCCCGCTGGAGACTCCCCACCGTGTCCTGATGAGCTggtgaaggaaggaaagaaggtggAGGCCTGA
- the LOC119566713 gene encoding perilipin-3-like isoform X2 has translation MSAQENEPQVEIQAEEPQTAGDRVAGLPLVSSACEMASASYTATKETHPAIKAVCEVAETGVRAITSAAITGARPILDQLEPQLAAANEYACRGLDRLEEQLPILQQPIEKVALDAQDLVRATMAGAKDAVCSTVTEAKDAVTSLVGVAQGAVQESVEVTKSAVTSSMSTVMASSMGQMAASGIDTALGKSEQLVDHYLPMTEEELAELATTPVEGPGEAPAEQRSYYVRLGSLSSTLRQRAYQHALGKMRQAKQRTLEALSQLQQIIDLIKQAVDQKLHNGQDRLYQMWLQCCRGKLEGQEEPDSAKVEAQALATSQSLTQQLKTTCLTILGSIQGLPSTIQDKAQQVSSSIQELQASFSSAGCFQDLSSSTLARSREMVTKAQKSLDDLLEYVTQNIPLDWIVGPFTPAGDSPQCPDELVEEGKKVEA, from the exons ATGTCTGCTCAGGAAAATGAACCACAGGTGGAGATCCAGGCAGAGGAGCCACAG ACTGCAGGGGACAGGGTGGCTGGCCTGCCCTTGGTCAGCTCTGCCTGTGAGATGGCCTCTGCCAGCTACACTGCCACCAAAGAGACCCATCCAGCCATCAAAGCGGTCTGTGAGGTGGCAGAGACTGGGGTGAGGGCCATCACCTCTGCTGCCATCACCGGGGCACGGCCCATCCTGGACCAGCTGGAGCCACAGC TTGCAGCAGCCAATGAATATGCCTGTCGGGGTCTGGACAGactggaggagcagctgcccatTCTGCAGCAGCCGATTGAGAAG GTGGCTTTGGATGCCCAAGACCTCGTGCGTGCCACAATGGCGGGTGCCAAGGATGCCGTCTGCAGCACGGTCACTGAGGCCAAGGATGCAGTGACCAGCCTGGTGGGCGTGGCCCAAGGGGCTGTCCAGGAGAGCGTGGAGGTGACCAAATCCGCTGTGACCAGCAGCATGAGCACAGTGATGGCCTCCAGCATGGGGCAGATGGCTGCGAGTGGCATAGACACAGCACTGGGGAAATCTGAGCAGCTGGTGGACCACTACCTCCCCATGACAGAGGAGGAGCTTG CTGAGCTTGCCACAACTCCCGTTGAGGGGCCTGGAGAGGCTCCTGCAGAGCAGCGGAGTTACTACGTGCGTCTGGGTTCCCTTTCGAGCACGCTGCGCCAGCGAGCCTACCAGCACGCCCTGGGCAAAATGAGACAAGCCAAGCAGCGCACCCTGGAggccctctcccagctccagcaaatCATTGACCTG ATCAAGCAGGCCGTAGATCAGAAGCTTCACAATGGCCAGGACCGTCTGTACCAGATGTGGCTCCAGTGCTGCAGGGGGAAGTTAGAAGGGCAGGAGGAACCAGACTCCGCAAAG GTTGAAGCTCAGGCTCTAGCCACGTCCCAGAGCCTCACCCAGCAACTGAAAACCACCTGCCTTACTATCCTGGGCAGCATCCAGGGCCTTCCCAGCACTATCCAGGACAAGGCCCAGCAGGTCTCAAGCAGTATACAAGAGCTCCAGGCCTCCTTCTCCAGTGCCGGCTGTTTCCAGGATCTGTCCAGCAGTACCCTTGCCCGGAGTCGGGAGATGGTGACCAAGGCCCAGAAGTCCTTGGATGACCTGCTGGAATACGTGACACAGAACATTCCCCTGGACTGGATCGTGGGACCCTTCACTCCCGCGGGAGACTCCCCACAGTGTCCTGATGagctggtggaggaaggaaagaaggtgGAGGCCTGA